The window GATGCGCTTCGTGATGCCGCGAAGCTCGGGCGTTGGGTCCAGGAAATGTGTAACCGGGGCCAGAGTTGAGGTCCACGTCGCCTCTCCGGCTCCAGTCGGAGCCGCGCCGGCCGCGGTCGAAGCTGGGCCGGATGTCCTGGAAGCAGCACCTGCCGCGGTCGCGCCCGCGCCGACCACCGGGGCCTCCAGCGTGCGGACGAACGTGTTCGGCGGCTCCTTCGGGCTCTCGCGCCGCGTGAAGAACCGCGAGCGCCCCGGACCGGCCCAGCCCAGGAACGATTCGTAGACGTCCTTGTCGCAGCGGAAGAGCCGCTCGGTCCTCAACGTCTTGAGATCGAATCGATCCAGGAACGGGCGATCTCCGGAAGGCGTCGCGCCGGCTCCGGCGAGATAGATCGATGCCCCGTCGCGATCGATCACCGAGAAGCCGTTCGCGAGCGGCCGGAACAGGGGGTCGCCGGGCGCCATGTACTTCTCGTTCACGCTCAGGTCCCAGATCACGCGCGTCGTCGCGCCGGGGGCGCTCAGGTCCACCTGATACGTCGTCTCCCAGCGGCGCTCGCGGTCGAATTCCTGGACCAGCGCGATTCCCGACGAGTCGGTCCATGCGATGCCGTCGAAGCGCTCCTTCAGCCGCAGGAGCTCCGACGCCTCCCCCGAGAAGGGCGCGGCCCACGCCAGGAGCCGGTCCCGATGCGGCACCTTCACATCGGGATCGCCCTGATCCAGCGCCTCGACGTAGAAGAGCGTCGCCGGAGCCGTGGGACGCCAGGAGTAGAAGCGCGGCCCGGTGGGCACTCCCTCCGGAGGAACCTGGTCGGCGAGCGCCAAGCTCGCGAGACGCCGCTCAACCTGCGCGTGGCGGTCCCAGATCTCCACCTCCCGCGGAAAGCGCCACCAGGCGTGGAGGTGGGAGTAGGGCCGGTGGATCCGTTCCACGATGAAGTGCTCGCCGTCCGGTGAGGGCTGGATCGATCCGAAGAGATCGGCCTTTCCGAACCGCGTGACCGTTCCGCTCAGGACGTCCACGAAGGCGAGCGCCGAGGACCCGTAGTAGTCGAACAGGTCCTCGTCGTGGGCGGTCTCGAGGACGTCGCGCCGCTCGTAGGTGCTTCCGATGCCGTGCTGGCCCGAGCCCTCCTGCACGTCGGGGCCGGTCGGAACCGGCGGCAGGCGCGGAGGCGGGCCGCGATCGGGGTCCACCAGCTTCACGAGAAGCGTCCGCTGGTCCGGCATCCAGAGATAGGACCATCCGAGCGCGGCATTCAGATGGACGCGCGGAATCCTTCGCGCCGTGGCCTGGGCGACGTCGAGCACCCAGAGCTCCAGGCTGTCCTTGGCGGTGTTCGTGAAGGCGACGCGCTTGCCATCGGCGCTCCAGAGCGGGCTGCCGATCCGGATGCTGTCGGGGAGCGTCACGCGACGCCCTTCGCCAACGTTAGCGCGCTCGCCGTGGCGGCGCTTCCCGTCCGTGGGTTCGGGAGCGTCTGCCAGGGACTTCACCGTGAGCCCCAGGAAATAGGGCGCGCGGTGGGGACCGTTGGTGACGGGATTCACCCGCACGCCCGCCAGCTTCACCTTGGGCGCGGCAAGATCGGCGAGCGGCGGGGATCCGGGACGCTCGGCGATCAGGAGCGCGTCGCGCGCGGGGCTCAGCCAGACCGCCGGAAAGGGCGGCGCCTGGAGCACCTTCTCCACTTCGGGGATCGGCTTGTGGTAGTAGGCCTCTTGCGCCGCTGCGGGACCGGCGAGGCCGAGGATGGCAACGATGGACGGGACGAGGAGGCGCATCGGCGTCCTCGACTGTATCACGCGCGCTTCCGGGCGATGACCGCCGCGTTGTTCGCGAAGTCGCAGCCCAGCAGCTTCTGCTTCACCCAACGTTGCAGGCCGGTGCGCATGGCGACGGCAAAACCCTC of the Candidatus Binatia bacterium genome contains:
- a CDS encoding S9 family peptidase, whose protein sequence is MRLLVPSIVAILGLAGPAAAQEAYYHKPIPEVEKVLQAPPFPAVWLSPARDALLIAERPGSPPLADLAAPKVKLAGVRVNPVTNGPHRAPYFLGLTVKSLADAPEPTDGKRRHGERANVGEGRRVTLPDSIRIGSPLWSADGKRVAFTNTAKDSLELWVLDVAQATARRIPRVHLNAALGWSYLWMPDQRTLLVKLVDPDRGPPPRLPPVPTGPDVQEGSGQHGIGSTYERRDVLETAHDEDLFDYYGSSALAFVDVLSGTVTRFGKADLFGSIQPSPDGEHFIVERIHRPYSHLHAWWRFPREVEIWDRHAQVERRLASLALADQVPPEGVPTGPRFYSWRPTAPATLFYVEALDQGDPDVKVPHRDRLLAWAAPFSGEASELLRLKERFDGIAWTDSSGIALVQEFDRERRWETTYQVDLSAPGATTRVIWDLSVNEKYMAPGDPLFRPLANGFSVIDRDGASIYLAGAGATPSGDRPFLDRFDLKTLRTERLFRCDKDVYESFLGWAGPGRSRFFTRRESPKEPPNTFVRTLEAPVVGAGATAAGAASRTSGPASTAAGAAPTGAGEATWTSTLAPVTHFLDPTPELRGITKRI